Proteins encoded in a region of the Marinococcus sp. PL1-022 genome:
- the hemC gene encoding hydroxymethylbilane synthase, protein MRTITLGTRKSNLALKQTEWVQQELEKLDLPYRFEVKKISTKGDRVLDRTLSKVGGKGLFVKEIEQALTDGEIDIAVHSMKDLPGEMAEGFEVGAVTNRVDPRDAYIANNHVKFHNLPLGAVVGTSSLRRTSQIKAERPDLNVQWIRGNIETRLRKLREESFDAIILAAAGLERMGWSDEIVTEFLEPSMCVPAVGQGALGIECRSGDEDILKIIQRLHDEPVAECVAAERAFLKAVEGGCAVPIGGYATLNKKGNVQLTAMIGSTDGRKILKEKLTGDNPEEMGRQAADALLGRGGKEILEQAREEMGEE, encoded by the coding sequence ATGCGCACAATTACCCTGGGCACTAGAAAAAGTAATCTGGCATTAAAACAAACAGAATGGGTGCAGCAGGAGCTTGAAAAACTGGACCTGCCCTATCGTTTTGAAGTGAAAAAAATCTCTACAAAGGGCGACCGTGTTCTGGACCGGACGTTATCTAAAGTTGGCGGAAAGGGCCTGTTTGTAAAGGAAATTGAGCAGGCGCTTACAGATGGTGAAATTGATATAGCTGTACACAGCATGAAGGATCTTCCGGGAGAAATGGCGGAAGGCTTTGAGGTCGGCGCTGTCACAAACCGGGTGGACCCAAGAGACGCTTATATTGCAAACAATCATGTAAAGTTTCATAATCTGCCGCTTGGGGCAGTAGTTGGCACGAGCAGTCTGCGGCGCACGTCCCAGATTAAAGCAGAGCGGCCGGATTTAAACGTTCAGTGGATCCGGGGTAATATCGAAACCCGGCTTCGGAAGCTGCGGGAGGAAAGCTTTGACGCCATTATCTTAGCGGCTGCCGGGCTGGAACGGATGGGCTGGAGCGATGAGATTGTCACGGAATTTCTTGAACCCAGCATGTGTGTCCCGGCTGTAGGTCAGGGCGCACTCGGTATTGAGTGCCGCAGCGGGGATGAAGATATATTAAAGATCATTCAACGTCTTCATGATGAGCCGGTTGCGGAATGTGTAGCTGCAGAGCGGGCCTTCCTGAAAGCTGTTGAGGGAGGATGTGCGGTGCCAATCGGCGGGTATGCGACTCTAAACAAAAAGGGTAATGTGCAATTAACCGCGATGATTGGTTCTACGGATGGACGCAAAATACTAAAAGAAAAGCTTACGGGCGATAATCCGGAAGAAATGGGCAGACAGGCTGCTGATGCCCTGCTTGGCCGGGGCGGCAAAGAAATTCTGGAACAGGCCCGGGAAGAGATGGGTGAAGAGTAG
- a CDS encoding uroporphyrinogen-III synthase has product MTATVLVTRGAGQNASLVQGLQSAGCCVKAVPVITTVPVRSREKAMAERWRSGNIDWMLVTSVNTVYYLAEWQKRHGLGIPANLKTAAVGPKTKQALEQEGFQVELMPEKYKAVSLAEAAGQVIGRRENVLLPQSAKAADTLYRSLAAQGLSLWVWHLYTTVPEEKNEPFLQTILKNRGVDVLTAASPSSVEALYRLAGAYQQVLLAVPVVAIGPSTGQTARETGFKYVYEADIHSVEGMIEKTKEII; this is encoded by the coding sequence GTGACAGCAACAGTACTGGTGACAAGAGGAGCCGGCCAGAACGCAAGTCTGGTGCAGGGTCTTCAGTCTGCAGGCTGTTGTGTCAAAGCGGTGCCGGTTATTACCACCGTACCGGTACGGAGCAGGGAAAAGGCAATGGCAGAGCGGTGGCGGAGCGGTAATATAGACTGGATGCTGGTAACAAGCGTGAATACCGTCTATTACCTGGCAGAATGGCAAAAGCGGCACGGTCTTGGTATTCCCGCCAACTTAAAAACAGCTGCTGTCGGGCCGAAAACCAAGCAGGCACTGGAACAGGAAGGCTTTCAGGTAGAGCTGATGCCGGAAAAATATAAAGCCGTTTCGTTAGCTGAAGCAGCCGGGCAGGTAATTGGCCGCCGGGAAAACGTGCTTCTTCCTCAAAGCGCCAAGGCGGCGGACACCCTGTACCGGTCGCTTGCAGCCCAGGGCTTAAGCTTATGGGTATGGCATTTATATACAACGGTGCCGGAAGAAAAAAATGAGCCCTTTCTGCAGACGATTTTAAAGAACCGGGGAGTTGACGTACTGACGGCCGCAAGTCCTTCCTCTGTAGAGGCCCTGTACCGGCTTGCAGGGGCTTACCAGCAGGTGCTTTTGGCTGTTCCCGTAGTGGCAATCGGCCCCTCGACTGGACAAACTGCCCGCGAAACTGGATTCAAGTATGTTTACGAAGCAGATATTCATTCCGTAGAAGGAATGATAGAAAAAACCAAGGAAATTATTTAG
- the radC gene encoding RadC family protein: protein MMKLTAIPAGTELFRPREKMEQQGAEALTEQELLAVLLRTGTKQAPVLELAAQVMERFDALPLLKEATREELMEIPGIGKAKALELQAALELGKRVFRYSYPDRYVVRSPEDAAEYMMEDLRFLQQEHFVVLCLNTKNQIIHKQTLFIGSLNSSIVHPRELFKEALRRSAASIICLHNHPSGDPAPSSEDIQVTKRVAECGRLLGIELLDHVIVGDQCFESMKEQGFM, encoded by the coding sequence ATGATGAAATTGACTGCAATCCCTGCCGGAACAGAACTGTTCCGTCCCCGTGAGAAAATGGAACAACAAGGAGCGGAGGCGCTGACGGAGCAGGAACTGCTGGCAGTACTCCTTCGCACAGGTACAAAGCAGGCGCCGGTACTGGAGCTGGCTGCCCAGGTGATGGAACGTTTCGATGCTCTTCCCTTATTGAAAGAAGCGACCAGGGAAGAATTGATGGAAATCCCGGGTATTGGAAAAGCAAAAGCTTTGGAGCTGCAGGCTGCCCTTGAGCTGGGAAAGCGCGTCTTTCGCTATTCGTATCCGGACAGATACGTTGTGCGTTCACCTGAAGACGCGGCGGAGTATATGATGGAAGACTTGAGGTTTTTACAGCAGGAGCATTTTGTAGTACTGTGTCTGAATACTAAAAATCAAATTATTCATAAGCAGACGCTATTTATCGGCAGTTTAAATTCAAGTATTGTTCATCCACGGGAGCTGTTCAAAGAAGCGCTGCGGCGGTCCGCCGCATCAATTATCTGTCTTCACAATCATCCATCCGGCGATCCGGCGCCGAGCAGCGAGGATATTCAGGTGACTAAGCGGGTAGCAGAATGCGGCCGACTGCTTGGAATTGAACTGCTCGACCATGTAATCGTTGGTGATCAGTGCTTTGAGAGCATGAAAGAGCAGGGATTTATGTAG
- a CDS encoding valine--tRNA ligase produces the protein MGKQETEMAKKYDPKETENRWYDFWKETGQFEAGQTDGTPYTIVIPPPNVTGRLHLGHAWDTTLQDILIRMKRMQGYDTLWLPGMDHAGIATQSKVEAQLKEEGTSRYELGREAFLEKTWGWKEEYADFIRSQWAKLGLSLDYSRERFTLDEGLSEAVREVFVSLYERELIYRGEYIINWDPETQTALSDIEVEYKEVQGHFYHMRYPVKGENTSIEVATTRPETMLGDTAVAVHPEDGRYKHLIGKTAVLPIIGREIPIIADDYVDMDFGSGAVKITPAHDPNDFEMGNRHDLPRVLVMNEDGSMNGNAGVYEGMDRFACRRQLTKDLQAEGILFDIEEHMHSVGHSERSGAVVEPYLSTQWFVNMGPLAEQAVELQKKEEKVTFVPERFEKTYLQWMENIRDWCISRQLWWGHRIPAWYHKETGEIYVGRTAPENPEEWKQDEDVLDTWFSSALWPFSTMGWPEESADYARYYPTSALVTGYDIIFFWVSRMIFQGLEFTGERPFEDVLIHGLVRDSEGRKMSKSLGNGVDPMDVIDQYGADALRFLLATGTTPGNDIRFQWEKVEANWNFGNKIWNAARFTLMNVEGITAEDIELEGTKTIADRWILHRLQETKQNATQLMEKYEFGEAGRTLYNFIWDDLCDWYIEMAKLPLYGEDEQPKRMAQSVLVHVFDQTMRMLHPMMPFITEEIWQHLPHEGTSIMSASWPVADSQLFDEEAVRDMELIQEVIRSVRNTRAEMNVPPSKAVPMSLKPSNSQASERLERGRDYIVRFGNPETLTIDAAMEAPEKSISHVLSGAEIFLPLEGLINVDEEIERLQREKDKLDKEVERVTKKLNNEGFVSKAPAHVVEEEKEKQKDYEQKREKVTARMEELQKS, from the coding sequence ATGGGAAAACAAGAGACGGAAATGGCGAAAAAGTACGATCCGAAGGAAACAGAGAACCGCTGGTATGACTTCTGGAAAGAAACAGGACAGTTTGAAGCAGGCCAGACAGACGGCACACCTTATACAATTGTTATTCCGCCGCCGAACGTAACCGGCCGGCTTCACCTTGGCCATGCGTGGGATACGACGCTTCAGGATATTTTAATCCGTATGAAGCGTATGCAGGGCTATGACACCCTATGGCTGCCGGGGATGGACCATGCCGGGATTGCTACCCAGTCCAAGGTCGAGGCGCAGCTGAAGGAAGAAGGTACGAGCCGCTACGAGCTTGGACGGGAAGCGTTCCTGGAAAAAACGTGGGGATGGAAAGAGGAATATGCAGATTTCATCCGCAGCCAGTGGGCCAAGCTCGGACTTTCACTCGATTATTCGAGGGAGCGATTCACGCTTGATGAAGGTCTCTCGGAAGCGGTGCGGGAAGTCTTTGTTTCGTTGTATGAAAGGGAGCTTATCTACCGGGGTGAGTACATCATCAACTGGGACCCGGAAACGCAGACGGCGCTTTCGGATATTGAGGTGGAGTATAAAGAAGTACAGGGTCATTTTTACCATATGCGCTACCCGGTTAAAGGCGAAAATACCTCGATCGAAGTAGCGACGACCCGGCCGGAAACGATGCTCGGGGACACGGCAGTCGCGGTACATCCGGAGGACGGGCGCTATAAGCATCTTATCGGAAAAACGGCCGTGCTGCCGATCATCGGAAGAGAAATTCCAATTATCGCAGACGACTATGTGGACATGGATTTTGGTTCAGGGGCAGTGAAAATTACGCCTGCGCATGATCCAAATGACTTTGAAATGGGTAACCGTCATGACCTGCCGCGCGTACTTGTGATGAATGAGGACGGCAGCATGAATGGAAATGCCGGCGTCTACGAGGGCATGGACCGTTTTGCCTGCCGCCGGCAGCTGACGAAGGATCTGCAGGCAGAGGGCATTCTGTTTGATATCGAGGAGCATATGCATTCTGTCGGCCATTCCGAGCGGAGCGGCGCCGTGGTTGAACCGTACCTTTCCACCCAGTGGTTTGTAAACATGGGGCCGCTTGCGGAGCAGGCGGTAGAGCTTCAGAAGAAGGAAGAAAAAGTTACCTTTGTTCCGGAACGCTTTGAAAAGACGTATCTGCAGTGGATGGAAAACATTCGGGACTGGTGTATTTCCCGGCAGCTGTGGTGGGGGCACCGGATCCCGGCCTGGTACCATAAAGAAACAGGCGAAATTTATGTCGGACGCACGGCACCGGAAAATCCGGAGGAGTGGAAACAGGACGAGGACGTGCTTGATACATGGTTCAGCTCGGCTTTATGGCCGTTTTCGACTATGGGCTGGCCGGAAGAAAGCGCGGACTATGCGCGCTACTATCCGACGAGTGCGCTTGTCACCGGCTACGACATCATTTTCTTCTGGGTGTCGCGGATGATTTTTCAGGGTCTGGAGTTTACCGGCGAACGCCCGTTTGAGGACGTGCTTATTCACGGCCTGGTACGTGACAGCGAAGGGCGGAAAATGAGTAAATCCCTCGGCAACGGGGTGGACCCGATGGATGTTATCGATCAGTACGGGGCGGATGCTCTGCGCTTTCTGCTCGCTACAGGTACAACACCGGGCAATGATATTCGTTTCCAGTGGGAAAAGGTAGAGGCCAACTGGAATTTCGGCAATAAAATTTGGAACGCTGCCCGCTTTACGCTGATGAATGTGGAAGGGATAACGGCAGAAGATATCGAGCTCGAAGGCACAAAAACGATTGCGGACCGCTGGATTTTACACCGGCTGCAGGAAACAAAGCAGAACGCCACCCAGCTGATGGAAAAATACGAGTTTGGGGAGGCCGGAAGGACGCTCTATAACTTTATTTGGGATGACCTTTGCGACTGGTATATTGAAATGGCCAAGCTGCCGCTGTACGGTGAAGACGAACAGCCAAAACGCATGGCCCAGTCTGTACTTGTTCATGTATTTGATCAGACGATGCGTATGCTTCACCCGATGATGCCGTTTATCACGGAGGAAATCTGGCAGCATCTCCCTCACGAAGGAACGTCGATCATGAGTGCTTCCTGGCCGGTAGCGGATTCGCAGCTGTTTGACGAGGAAGCGGTACGCGATATGGAATTAATTCAGGAGGTTATTCGTTCGGTCCGGAATACGCGGGCGGAAATGAACGTTCCACCGAGCAAAGCGGTGCCGATGAGTCTGAAGCCGTCCAACAGCCAGGCTTCGGAACGACTCGAACGGGGGCGTGACTATATTGTACGGTTTGGAAATCCGGAAACGCTGACGATCGATGCAGCAATGGAGGCTCCGGAAAAATCCATATCCCACGTATTGAGCGGGGCGGAGATCTTTCTGCCGCTTGAAGGCCTTATTAATGTAGACGAAGAAATAGAGCGGCTGCAGCGGGAAAAAGACAAGCTTGATAAAGAAGTGGAACGGGTCACGAAAAAGCTGAACAACGAAGGGTTTGTCAGCAAAGCTCCCGCACACGTCGTCGAGGAAGAAAAAGAAAAACAGAAGGATTACGAACAAAAAAGAGAAAAAGTAACAGCCAGAATGGAAGAACTGCAAAAAAGCTAA
- a CDS encoding folylpolyglutamate synthase/dihydrofolate synthase family protein has product MHTYKEAEAWVHSLETFGIRPGLDRMNMMLEAVGNPERRLKGIHIGGTNGKGSTAAFTRNIMTEAGIVCGSFTSPYIHHFRERIATDGEPISEEDFLELAAVLRPVVESIARTPFGSPTEFEVITVIAAMYFARKTFPDVVIWEVGLGGRLDATNAIHPMVSIITNIGHDHQGILGDTLEEVAREKAGIIKGGVPVVTCEQNEELAGIFEEAADYQRSKFYQLGSQFYVRRLEPSESGTRFSFYSLLGDMEDLEVSMLGEHQVENAAAAVITTRYLKMYYALPAEDEHIRAGLKKAAWPGRLEKAPGEEHVLFDGAHNEEGMKSLKEALATHYPNGRFHFIVGMKTDKLQAPVLDQLDGLEIKSITAVPFDFPQAAAPEDIAEANTADVQTAESWQKAWEKAETARDQEDVIVFAGSLYFISQLMQEWSQ; this is encoded by the coding sequence TTGCACACATACAAGGAAGCAGAAGCATGGGTGCACTCACTCGAAACGTTCGGTATCCGCCCGGGACTTGACCGGATGAACATGATGCTTGAAGCTGTCGGCAATCCGGAACGCCGACTGAAGGGCATTCATATTGGCGGAACGAACGGCAAAGGATCCACCGCGGCATTTACGAGAAATATTATGACAGAAGCAGGTATTGTCTGCGGATCATTCACATCACCGTATATTCACCATTTCCGTGAGCGGATTGCCACAGACGGAGAGCCGATCAGCGAGGAGGATTTTCTGGAGCTGGCTGCCGTTCTTCGTCCGGTAGTGGAAAGCATCGCCCGCACGCCGTTTGGATCACCGACGGAGTTTGAAGTGATTACTGTTATAGCGGCAATGTATTTTGCCAGAAAAACGTTTCCGGACGTAGTAATATGGGAGGTTGGCCTTGGCGGTCGTCTGGACGCTACAAACGCCATCCACCCTATGGTGAGCATTATCACAAATATTGGACACGACCATCAGGGAATTCTCGGGGACACGCTCGAAGAAGTAGCCCGGGAAAAAGCCGGCATTATTAAAGGCGGGGTTCCTGTGGTGACATGCGAACAAAATGAAGAGCTTGCCGGCATTTTTGAGGAGGCTGCCGATTACCAGCGCTCGAAGTTTTATCAGCTTGGCAGTCAGTTTTATGTCCGCCGCCTTGAGCCGTCAGAGTCAGGAACTCGTTTTTCCTTTTATTCCCTGCTCGGAGATATGGAGGATCTCGAGGTCTCCATGCTCGGGGAGCATCAGGTGGAGAATGCGGCAGCAGCGGTAATTACAACGCGTTACCTGAAAATGTATTATGCCCTGCCCGCAGAGGATGAGCACATTCGTGCTGGTCTGAAAAAAGCAGCCTGGCCGGGGAGACTTGAAAAAGCGCCTGGCGAGGAGCACGTCCTTTTTGACGGTGCGCATAATGAAGAGGGAATGAAAAGCCTTAAAGAAGCGTTAGCCACGCATTATCCAAACGGCCGGTTTCATTTTATTGTTGGAATGAAAACGGACAAATTACAGGCACCGGTGCTCGATCAGTTGGACGGCCTGGAGATAAAATCCATCACGGCGGTACCGTTTGATTTTCCGCAGGCAGCAGCGCCGGAGGATATTGCTGAAGCGAATACAGCCGACGTTCAAACAGCAGAAAGCTGGCAGAAGGCGTGGGAAAAAGCAGAGACAGCCCGGGATCAGGAAGACGTGATCGTGTTTGCCGGCTCCCTGTATTTCATCTCCCAGCTGATGCAGGAGTGGAGTCAATAA
- a CDS encoding prepilin peptidase, whose amino-acid sequence MNVLLAVYFTAAGMVVSSFCNAAGMRMAVGASVWMPPSRCPVCVQPIKKRDLVPCCSYLYLGGKCRFCKTRISAIYPLMEGAGGVLFFLAYVRFGPTAEFAAALLLISYLFIITISDITAMIIPDRVSLLFFLGAVLLKLFWLEEPAWNESFIGALAGFFLLSAIILVTRGGMGGGDLKIFTVLGFFFGPHLLAVNFTAAVFTASIVIFLLYPFNAFKKGTPFPFAPAIAVGSLFTLFAGEACLKWYLAFL is encoded by the coding sequence ATGAACGTATTGCTCGCTGTATATTTTACAGCGGCAGGGATGGTAGTGAGTTCCTTCTGTAACGCCGCAGGCATGCGAATGGCTGTTGGTGCGTCTGTATGGATGCCCCCGTCAAGGTGTCCGGTATGTGTCCAGCCAATTAAAAAAAGAGATTTAGTCCCCTGCTGTTCTTATCTGTATCTGGGCGGTAAATGCCGCTTCTGTAAAACCCGTATTTCCGCGATTTATCCTCTTATGGAAGGCGCCGGTGGTGTCTTGTTTTTCCTCGCCTACGTCCGCTTCGGACCAACTGCAGAATTCGCTGCAGCTTTACTTCTTATTTCCTACCTTTTCATTATTACTATCAGCGATATTACAGCCATGATCATCCCGGACCGGGTGTCGCTTTTGTTTTTTCTTGGAGCGGTGCTTTTAAAACTGTTCTGGCTGGAGGAGCCCGCCTGGAACGAAAGCTTCATAGGCGCACTAGCCGGCTTTTTTCTTTTATCAGCTATTATTCTGGTAACGAGGGGAGGGATGGGCGGCGGCGATCTGAAAATATTTACTGTTCTCGGATTTTTCTTTGGCCCGCATCTTCTTGCCGTAAATTTTACAGCTGCTGTATTCACTGCTTCTATTGTTATTTTTCTACTATATCCATTTAATGCTTTCAAAAAAGGAACACCGTTCCCGTTTGCCCCTGCTATCGCGGTCGGCAGCTTATTTACGTTGTTTGCCGGAGAAGCATGCCTGAAATGGTACCTGGCTTTTTTATAA
- the hemL gene encoding glutamate-1-semialdehyde 2,1-aminomutase, translating into MKSYHNSIHAHERAKKVMPGGVSSPVRTYESVGHPAVYMDEGKGSRIKDIDGNEYIDYVMSWGPLLLGHANEHVVDSLKIVAEKGTSFGASHVTEAGLAELVVDRVPSIEVVRMVNSGTEATMSALRLARGFTGRDKIVKMEGCYHGHGDSLLIRAGSGVATLGLPDSPGVPGSIAQNTLTVPYNDLDSLQKAFDEYGDEIAGVILEPVTGNMGVVTPGEGFLEGVRDITNQHGSLLIFDEVMSGFRVDYNSAQGHYGVTPDLTCLGKVIGGGLPVGAYGGRADIMQQIAPDGPIYQAGTLSGNPLAMTAGLETLRQVDESSYETFRARAAQLEEGLNRAASKHGIPHQINRAGAMIGLFFTDEPVVDFASAKKSDLGMFARYFRGMMAEGISLPPSQFEGLFLSTEHSEEDIDKTIEAADRVFASLAANKEHGEDS; encoded by the coding sequence ATGAAATCGTATCATAATTCAATACATGCACATGAACGCGCAAAAAAAGTAATGCCGGGAGGAGTCAGCAGCCCCGTACGGACCTATGAATCGGTCGGCCATCCGGCTGTTTATATGGATGAAGGCAAAGGCTCCCGTATTAAGGATATTGACGGCAATGAATACATTGATTATGTGATGTCCTGGGGGCCGCTTCTTCTCGGACACGCAAACGAGCATGTGGTCGACAGCTTAAAAATTGTGGCTGAAAAAGGCACGAGCTTCGGTGCTTCGCACGTAACAGAAGCGGGTCTGGCAGAGCTTGTCGTGGACCGGGTGCCCTCCATTGAAGTCGTCCGGATGGTGAACTCCGGCACGGAAGCGACAATGAGTGCGCTGCGTCTCGCCCGCGGGTTTACCGGCCGGGACAAAATTGTAAAAATGGAGGGATGCTATCACGGCCACGGAGATTCTCTTCTCATTCGTGCCGGCTCCGGCGTCGCCACGCTTGGCCTGCCGGACAGCCCGGGCGTTCCTGGTTCGATTGCGCAGAATACGCTTACCGTTCCGTACAATGATCTCGACAGCCTGCAGAAGGCGTTTGATGAATACGGAGATGAAATCGCCGGTGTTATCCTCGAGCCTGTCACCGGGAATATGGGTGTGGTCACACCGGGTGAAGGATTTTTGGAAGGCGTTCGCGACATTACGAATCAGCACGGCAGTCTGCTGATTTTTGATGAAGTTATGAGCGGCTTCCGGGTGGACTATAACAGCGCCCAGGGACACTACGGGGTGACTCCGGATCTCACGTGTCTTGGAAAGGTGATCGGTGGCGGGCTTCCGGTGGGAGCCTACGGCGGCCGTGCCGATATCATGCAGCAGATTGCCCCGGACGGACCTATTTATCAGGCAGGTACCCTTTCCGGCAATCCATTGGCGATGACAGCCGGACTTGAAACACTCAGACAAGTGGACGAAAGCAGCTATGAAACGTTCCGCGCCCGGGCAGCCCAGCTTGAAGAAGGGCTGAACCGTGCGGCTTCCAAGCATGGAATCCCACATCAAATCAACCGTGCCGGAGCGATGATCGGCCTGTTCTTTACCGATGAACCGGTAGTGGATTTTGCTTCTGCGAAGAAGTCTGATCTGGGAATGTTCGCGCGTTATTTCCGTGGAATGATGGCAGAGGGAATATCACTTCCGCCTTCGCAGTTCGAAGGCCTGTTTTTATCGACGGAGCACAGCGAAGAAGATATCGATAAAACCATTGAGGCGGCTGACCGCGTCTTTGCAAGTCTTGCTGCAAATAAAGAGCACGGGGAAGACAGTTGA
- the hemB gene encoding porphobilinogen synthase, producing MADLHFRRHRRLRTTPGIRAMVRENELRPNDLIYPIFVVEGENVRKEVPSMPGVYHVSLDHLDAEMDELEVLGIPSVIVFGVPHEEEKDAEGTPAFLKDGIVQRAIRQIKENHPALTVIADTCLCQYTDHGHCGVIHNGYVDNDESLRNLTETAVSQAEAGADIIAPSNMMDGFTAAIREGLDKAGHVTVPLMSYTVKYASAFYGPFRDAAHSTPSFGDRKTYQMDPPNRLEALKEAETDVEEGADFLIVKPALAYLDIVREVKERTGYPVVAYNVSGEYAMIKAAAQNGWVNEKDIVMEKLTSMKRAGADLIVTYFAKDAVRYMQEDNK from the coding sequence TTGGCTGATTTACATTTCCGCCGGCACCGCAGATTGCGGACGACGCCTGGTATACGAGCAATGGTAAGAGAAAACGAACTACGGCCCAATGACTTGATTTATCCTATCTTTGTCGTCGAAGGGGAAAACGTGCGTAAAGAAGTACCGTCCATGCCGGGGGTCTATCATGTTTCCCTGGATCATTTGGATGCAGAAATGGATGAATTGGAAGTCCTCGGTATTCCGAGCGTCATCGTGTTTGGCGTGCCTCATGAGGAGGAAAAAGACGCTGAAGGAACGCCGGCTTTTCTGAAGGACGGAATCGTCCAGCGGGCGATCCGGCAGATTAAAGAAAATCACCCGGCGTTAACGGTGATTGCAGATACCTGTCTGTGCCAGTATACAGACCACGGGCACTGCGGGGTTATTCATAACGGCTACGTGGATAACGATGAGTCGCTGAGAAATCTAACAGAAACCGCAGTTTCCCAGGCGGAAGCCGGGGCAGACATTATTGCGCCGTCGAACATGATGGACGGCTTTACAGCGGCTATCCGGGAAGGGCTCGATAAAGCAGGACACGTGACGGTGCCGCTGATGTCCTATACGGTTAAATATGCCAGTGCCTTTTACGGCCCGTTCCGTGACGCAGCTCACAGCACTCCTTCGTTTGGGGACCGGAAAACCTACCAGATGGATCCACCGAACCGGCTTGAAGCGTTAAAAGAAGCGGAAACTGATGTCGAAGAAGGTGCCGATTTTCTTATTGTGAAGCCGGCCCTTGCTTATCTCGATATCGTAAGAGAAGTGAAGGAGCGCACCGGTTACCCAGTGGTAGCATATAACGTTTCCGGGGAATATGCGATGATTAAAGCTGCCGCCCAGAACGGATGGGTAAATGAAAAGGATATTGTCATGGAGAAGCTCACCAGTATGAAGCGTGCCGGAGCGGACCTGATTGTGACGTATTTCGCCAAAGATGCTGTTCGTTATATGCAGGAGGATAATAAATAA